In Limosilactobacillus sp. WILCCON 0051, a single window of DNA contains:
- the recN gene encoding DNA repair protein RecN: MLQELTIDNLAIIEHLTLDFSDQMTVLTGETGAGKSIIIDAVGLLAGNRGSQEFIRHGEEKLHLQGQFTLPDDQRFFALLDDLGIERDDGTLIISREIHRNGRNVIRVNGALINTATLRRIGAHLVDIQGQNDHQQLMQPENHLHMLDQFAADQVKPLLSKYQEAYQRYAKLKTTLSRKQADSQQWAQRLDMLRYQVKEISAADLHANEEDELTSERDRLEHFQQINNALQLVVGVLNEGEAPVLDQVAQAMNEAQEIAPFDSAYDELSKSLGDAYYSLQDAANAASRQLDMLEFDDGRLEQINERLTIIGDLERKYGDTVEDVLAYYEKIHKELSTMEQTADSDDELKQQLAAVTGELQKLGGELSQVRQKAAHQLNGQVHQQLKELYMDKAVFEVKFHQNESMTFYPDGIDNVEFYIQTNPGESMGPLVKIASGGELSRVMLALKTIFAQHEGVTSIIFDEVDTGVSGRVAQAIADKIKLIAQHSQVLCITHLPQVAAVAQHHFLIQKTVQNNRTTTHVTILHPEERINELARMISGEEITKLSREHAKELLQMAHS; the protein is encoded by the coding sequence ATGCTACAGGAACTGACAATTGATAATTTAGCGATTATCGAGCATTTAACGCTGGATTTTAGCGATCAGATGACGGTTTTGACTGGTGAGACCGGGGCCGGCAAGTCCATTATTATCGATGCCGTGGGTTTATTGGCTGGCAATCGCGGCTCACAGGAGTTTATTCGGCATGGCGAAGAAAAGCTCCATCTGCAGGGCCAGTTCACATTGCCGGATGATCAGCGCTTTTTTGCATTACTGGATGATCTGGGGATTGAACGTGATGATGGCACGCTGATCATTTCACGCGAGATTCACCGCAATGGCCGCAACGTGATTCGGGTCAATGGCGCGCTGATCAATACTGCCACGCTGCGCAGAATCGGTGCTCATCTGGTTGATATTCAAGGGCAAAACGATCATCAGCAGTTGATGCAGCCAGAAAACCATCTGCACATGCTCGATCAGTTTGCCGCCGACCAGGTTAAGCCGCTGTTGTCCAAATATCAAGAGGCCTATCAGCGCTATGCCAAATTAAAGACAACGCTGAGCCGCAAGCAGGCTGACTCGCAGCAGTGGGCCCAGCGTCTGGACATGCTGCGCTACCAGGTTAAAGAGATCAGTGCTGCCGATCTGCATGCCAATGAAGAAGATGAGCTGACCAGCGAGCGTGATCGTTTAGAGCATTTTCAACAGATCAACAATGCCCTGCAGCTGGTCGTCGGGGTCTTAAATGAAGGTGAGGCGCCGGTTCTTGATCAGGTTGCCCAGGCAATGAATGAGGCTCAAGAAATCGCACCGTTTGATTCGGCCTATGATGAGTTGAGCAAGTCACTGGGGGATGCCTACTATTCGCTTCAGGATGCTGCCAATGCCGCCAGTCGTCAGTTAGACATGCTCGAATTTGATGACGGCCGTCTGGAACAGATCAATGAGCGGCTGACCATCATTGGTGACTTGGAACGCAAGTATGGCGATACGGTTGAAGACGTCTTGGCATACTATGAAAAGATTCATAAGGAACTGTCAACGATGGAACAGACCGCCGATTCAGATGATGAGCTCAAGCAGCAGCTGGCCGCAGTGACTGGCGAGCTGCAGAAACTGGGCGGTGAGTTGAGCCAGGTTCGTCAAAAAGCCGCCCATCAGCTTAATGGTCAGGTTCATCAGCAGCTAAAAGAACTCTACATGGACAAAGCCGTCTTTGAGGTTAAGTTTCATCAAAATGAGTCAATGACCTTTTATCCGGATGGGATTGACAATGTTGAGTTCTATATTCAAACCAACCCTGGCGAAAGCATGGGGCCATTGGTAAAGATTGCCTCTGGCGGGGAGCTTTCGCGGGTCATGCTGGCCTTAAAGACAATTTTTGCGCAGCATGAGGGCGTTACCTCAATTATTTTTGATGAGGTCGATACGGGGGTCAGCGGTCGCGTTGCCCAGGCCATTGCCGATAAGATCAAGCTGATTGCCCAGCATTCACAGGTTTTGTGCATTACGCATCTGCCGCAGGTTGCCGCCGTTGCTCAGCATCATTTTCTGA
- a CDS encoding arginine repressor — MKKSERQRHIQEIISNQYVERQEDLVKLLAKSGIRVTQATISRDIKDMQLLKVPSVGGGYHYSLPARRQDNKEERLANVMGNELQEMKRSDRFVSLSMRPGNGPVAAMLINQMKYPTVFTAIGDDATVLIVCHSAGAAVEFERTLQALR; from the coding sequence ATGAAAAAATCAGAACGTCAGCGACACATTCAAGAAATTATTTCCAATCAATACGTCGAACGTCAAGAAGATCTGGTCAAGCTGCTGGCCAAATCCGGCATACGCGTCACGCAGGCTACGATTTCACGCGACATCAAAGATATGCAGCTGCTCAAGGTGCCAAGCGTAGGCGGCGGCTATCACTACAGCCTGCCAGCCCGGCGTCAGGACAATAAAGAAGAACGGCTGGCAAACGTGATGGGTAATGAGCTGCAGGAAATGAAGCGCAGCGATCGTTTTGTATCCTTGTCAATGCGGCCAGGCAACGGTCCGGTAGCCGCCATGCTGATCAATCAGATGAAATATCCCACGGTGTTTACCGCGATTGGCGATGATGCCACGGTTTTGATCGTCTGTCACTCTGCCGGGGCCGCCGTTGAATTTGAACGTACGCTGCAGGCACTGCGCTAG